One segment of Solanum lycopersicum chromosome 1, SLM_r2.1 DNA contains the following:
- the LOC101248322 gene encoding E3 ubiquitin-protein ligase PUB23-like, with amino-acid sequence MEDVEVPNYFLCPISMQLMRDPVTTSTGITYDRENIEKWLFKCKNTTCPITKQELLTMDLTPNHTLRRVIQSWCIMNSSHGVERIPSPKPQVTKSYVLKLLKQAMQSQEMQLSCLRSLKSIAHASESNKKCLESCEVVDFLASIIMKKEVAFIQDSELSCDNSQTPLVLEYITTKASDEALDILFHLNPSDETLKRLVSKDNGDELFLDSLLYFLKCGNCQSRDYAIMLLKSAFNVADPCQLIGVKKEYFKEIFLFLKNKLISQQATKASLKLLVELCPWGRNRIKAIEVGAISTLIELLLDTIERRSCELILTILHQLCSCAEGRAELLNHGAGIAIVSKKILRVSQVASDRGVRILCSISKFSATCKVLQEMLQVGVVSKLCLVIQVDSCSKTKEKAKEILRLHSRVWRDSSCLPPHLLSSYPS; translated from the coding sequence ATGGAAGATGTTGAAGTTCCTAATTATTTCCTTTGTCCAATATCAATGCAACTAATGAGGGATCCGGTTACAACATCAACCGGAATAACCTATGATAGGGAGAACATAGAGAAATGGTTATTCAAGTGCAAGAACACAACTTGTCCCATAACCAAACAAGAGTTGTTGACCATGGATCTCACCCCAAACCACACGCTTCGTCGTGTGATCCAATCTTGGTGCATCATGAATTCTTCACATGGTGTTGAGAGGATTCCTTCTCCAAAGCCTCAAGTAACAAAATCATATGTTTTGAAACTCCTTAAACAAGCCATGCAATCCCAAGAAATGCAACTTTCTTGCTTGAGGTCACTTAAATCTATTGCTCATGCAAGTGAGAGCAACAAGAAATGTTTAGAATCATGTGAGGTTGTAGATTTCTTAGCTTCAATTATAATGAAGAAAGAAGTGGCTTTTATTCAAGATTCAGAGTTGAGTTGTGATAATAGCCAAACACCACTTGTACTCGAGTACATCACTACTAAGGCAAGTGATGAAGCTTTGGATATTCTTTTTCATCTTAATCCCTCAGATGAAACCCTAAAAAGGTTAGTCTCCAAAGACAATGGAGACGAACTTTTCTTAGATTCTTTATTGTATTTCTTGAAATGTGGGAATTGTCAATCTCGAGACTATGCAATAATGCTATTAAAATCAGCATTCAATGTGGCTGATCCATGCCAATTAATTGGtgtaaaaaaagaatattttaaagaaatatttttatttttgaaaaacaagttAATCTCACAACAAGCTACAAAGGCTTCACTTAAGTTACTAGTGGAACTTTGTCCATGGGGTAGAAATAGAATCAAAGCAATTGAAGTTGGAGCTATATCAACCCTAATTGAGCTTCTTCTTGATACAATAGAAAGAAGATCTTGTGAATTAATCCTTACAATTTTACACCAACTTTGTAGTTGCGCCGAGGGCCGGGCTGAGTTATTGAACCATGGGGCAGGAATAGCCATTGTTTCCAAGAAAATACTTAGGGTTTCTCAAGTAGCAAGTGATAGAGGAGTGAGGATACTTTGTtccatttcaaaattttcagcaACTTGTAAGGTTCTTCAAGAGATGTTGCAAGTGGGAGTGGTGTCAAAGTTGTGTTTGGTGATACAAGTGGATAGTTGTTCAAAGACCAAGGAGAAAGCAAAAGAAATTCTAAGGTTACATTCTAGGGTTTGGAGAGATTCTTCTTGTCTTCCTCCTCATTTACTCTCTTCTTATCCTTCATAA
- the LOC101248705 gene encoding protein IQ-DOMAIN 18 isoform X1, which produces MKKKHVPSYNKHTQSQGTTTKTNDHQLSLVTHEGETLLTKCFIGKSIIGGPSWLGLMKKAFRSPIKDDIKSIRRREEAQDQEEEEKKRGKRRWIFRKPTLQETTLIHHNQNNQTDSATTSKRNLATKFMPNNSDFKQKGTIATPMSTRGGSSLSAATPTIDITQLIQPPILVKQQCAILIIQTTFRGYLARKALGALKGVVKLQALIRGHNVRKRAQITLQCMQSLVRVQTQVCDQRRRLSCEGISCGSMFKEPKSILELHLNDKESNSMNQAYIPDKDGYDHLHALEKIEALLHKAKEATKKRENTLAHAFSRKMWTSNKDEDSSYNAELDEDLRVFDLIDEKNRKSISRASCDQPRDRIKNIEIDTACSYSDSDTEFWRLHHQYYRDHQQKFYSSYVVPSPLSHREDINGLLMTPPLKMKNIQVHSASPRYRREEKSHHHRMALLSHRANVNSSPTAADQPSYMAATASARARERSQSTPRQIPMTPEREKTSSTKKRLSFPIQ; this is translated from the exons atgaagaagaaacATGTCCCTTCATATAACAAGCACACACAAAGCCAAgggacaacaacaaaaacaaatgaTCATCAACTAAGTTTAGTAACACATGAAGGTGAAACATTGCTAACAAAATGTTTCATAGGGAAGAGTATAATTGGAGGGCCTTCTTGGTTAGGGTTAATGAAGAAGGCTTTTAGATCACCTATCAAAGATGATATCAAAAGTattagaagaagagaagaagctCAAGaccaagaagaagaagaaaag AAGAGGGGGAAACGACGATGGATCTTCCGGAAACCTACACTTCAAGaaacaacattaattcatcacaatcaaaataatcaaacaGATTCAGCAACAACAAGCAAAAGAAATTTGGCTACAAAATTTATGCCAAATAATAGTGATTTCAAGCAAAAAGGAACAATTGCAACACCTATGAGTACTAGGGGTGGATCTAGCTTATCAg CGGCTACACCTACTATAGACATCACTCAGCTCATACAACCTCCAATTTTAGTTAAACAACAATGTGCCATCCTTATCATTCAGACAACATTCAGAGGGTACTTG GCAAGAAAAGCACTTGGAGCTCTTAAGGGTGTTGTAAAGTTGCAAGCTTTAATAAGAGGCCATAATGTTCGAAAACGAGCACAAATTACCCTCCAATGCATGCAATCTCTTGTTCGCGTGCAAACTCAG GTGTGCGATCAACGTAGAAGGTTATCTTGTGAAGGAATTAGTTGTGGTTCAATGTTCAAGGAGCCAAAAAGCATTTTGGAGCTTCATCTCAATGATAAGGAGTCCAAT TCTATGAATCAAGCTTATATTCCGGACAAAGATGGTTATGATCATTTACATGCACTAGAAAAAATTGAAGCTTTGTTACACAAAGCAAAGGAAGCTACTAAAAAGCGCGAAAATACTCTAGCTCATGCATTCTCTcgaaag ATGTGGACCTCGAATAAGGATGAAGACTCAAGTTACAATGCAGAACTTGACGAGGATTTGAGAGTTTTTGACCTAATAGATGAAAAGAATCGCAAAAGTATTAGTAGAGCTTCATGTGATCAACCAAGAGATCGCATAAAGAACATTGAAATTGATACGGCTTGTTCTTACTCTGACTCGGACACTGAGTTTTGGAGGTTACACCATCAATACTATCGCGACCATCAACAAAAGTTCTATTCATCGTATGTAGTCCCTTCTCCTCTCTCCCATAGAGAGGATATCAACGGCTTGCTCATGACACCACCgttaaagatgaaaaatatccAAGTTCACTCTGCTAGTCCTCGCTACAGAAGGGAAGAGAAGAGCCATCATCACCGTATGGCTCTTCTCTCCCATAGAGCGAATGTTAACTCTTCACCTACAGCAGCTGATCAGCCAAGTTACATGGCAGCTACAGCATCAGCTAGGGCTCGAGAACGGTCACAAAGCACTCCAAGACAGATACCGATGACTCcagaaagagaaaaaacaagTTCAACAAAGAAACGTCTATCTTTCCCTATTCAATGA
- the LOC101248705 gene encoding protein IQ-DOMAIN 17 isoform X2 produces MKKKHVPSYNKHTQSQGTTTKTNDHQLSLVTHEGETLLTKCFIGKSIIGGPSWLGLMKKAFRSPIKDDIKSIRRREEAQDQEEEEKRGKRRWIFRKPTLQETTLIHHNQNNQTDSATTSKRNLATKFMPNNSDFKQKGTIATPMSTRGGSSLSAATPTIDITQLIQPPILVKQQCAILIIQTTFRGYLARKALGALKGVVKLQALIRGHNVRKRAQITLQCMQSLVRVQTQVCDQRRRLSCEGISCGSMFKEPKSILELHLNDKESNSMNQAYIPDKDGYDHLHALEKIEALLHKAKEATKKRENTLAHAFSRKMWTSNKDEDSSYNAELDEDLRVFDLIDEKNRKSISRASCDQPRDRIKNIEIDTACSYSDSDTEFWRLHHQYYRDHQQKFYSSYVVPSPLSHREDINGLLMTPPLKMKNIQVHSASPRYRREEKSHHHRMALLSHRANVNSSPTAADQPSYMAATASARARERSQSTPRQIPMTPEREKTSSTKKRLSFPIQ; encoded by the exons atgaagaagaaacATGTCCCTTCATATAACAAGCACACACAAAGCCAAgggacaacaacaaaaacaaatgaTCATCAACTAAGTTTAGTAACACATGAAGGTGAAACATTGCTAACAAAATGTTTCATAGGGAAGAGTATAATTGGAGGGCCTTCTTGGTTAGGGTTAATGAAGAAGGCTTTTAGATCACCTATCAAAGATGATATCAAAAGTattagaagaagagaagaagctCAAGaccaagaagaagaagaaaag AGGGGGAAACGACGATGGATCTTCCGGAAACCTACACTTCAAGaaacaacattaattcatcacaatcaaaataatcaaacaGATTCAGCAACAACAAGCAAAAGAAATTTGGCTACAAAATTTATGCCAAATAATAGTGATTTCAAGCAAAAAGGAACAATTGCAACACCTATGAGTACTAGGGGTGGATCTAGCTTATCAg CGGCTACACCTACTATAGACATCACTCAGCTCATACAACCTCCAATTTTAGTTAAACAACAATGTGCCATCCTTATCATTCAGACAACATTCAGAGGGTACTTG GCAAGAAAAGCACTTGGAGCTCTTAAGGGTGTTGTAAAGTTGCAAGCTTTAATAAGAGGCCATAATGTTCGAAAACGAGCACAAATTACCCTCCAATGCATGCAATCTCTTGTTCGCGTGCAAACTCAG GTGTGCGATCAACGTAGAAGGTTATCTTGTGAAGGAATTAGTTGTGGTTCAATGTTCAAGGAGCCAAAAAGCATTTTGGAGCTTCATCTCAATGATAAGGAGTCCAAT TCTATGAATCAAGCTTATATTCCGGACAAAGATGGTTATGATCATTTACATGCACTAGAAAAAATTGAAGCTTTGTTACACAAAGCAAAGGAAGCTACTAAAAAGCGCGAAAATACTCTAGCTCATGCATTCTCTcgaaag ATGTGGACCTCGAATAAGGATGAAGACTCAAGTTACAATGCAGAACTTGACGAGGATTTGAGAGTTTTTGACCTAATAGATGAAAAGAATCGCAAAAGTATTAGTAGAGCTTCATGTGATCAACCAAGAGATCGCATAAAGAACATTGAAATTGATACGGCTTGTTCTTACTCTGACTCGGACACTGAGTTTTGGAGGTTACACCATCAATACTATCGCGACCATCAACAAAAGTTCTATTCATCGTATGTAGTCCCTTCTCCTCTCTCCCATAGAGAGGATATCAACGGCTTGCTCATGACACCACCgttaaagatgaaaaatatccAAGTTCACTCTGCTAGTCCTCGCTACAGAAGGGAAGAGAAGAGCCATCATCACCGTATGGCTCTTCTCTCCCATAGAGCGAATGTTAACTCTTCACCTACAGCAGCTGATCAGCCAAGTTACATGGCAGCTACAGCATCAGCTAGGGCTCGAGAACGGTCACAAAGCACTCCAAGACAGATACCGATGACTCcagaaagagaaaaaacaagTTCAACAAAGAAACGTCTATCTTTCCCTATTCAATGA
- the LOC101248416 gene encoding probable CCR4-associated factor 1 homolog 9, translating into MAVNGVDPNVYPILIREVWADKLKEAFQEISNSIDRFPCISMDTEYPGRIHHSPVPFLLQSPAQKYNVLKSNVDELKLIQVGITLSDANGNLPELVIEGERFRVVWQFNFSDFDSTRDRYVEASIQLLVDSGIDLEENLRLGIRSIDFGELLMSSGLVCNDSVSWVTFQGEFDIAFLLKILRGRNLPDSLDEFFKFVKMFFGDKLYDVKRLTWHFPHVHGGLDEVAGQFDLVRVAGMQHQAGSDSLLTCHVFYRIRNDFFVNGVPDAGVLNGLT; encoded by the coding sequence ATGGCTGTTAATGGAGTAGATCCGAATGTATACCCGATCCTGATTCGAGAAGTATGGGCTGATAAACTCAAAGAAGCATTCCAagaaatttctaattcaattgaTCGATTCCCCTGTATATCCATGGATACAGAGTATCCCGGCAGAATCCACCATTCCCCGGTACCCTTTTTGCTGCAGTCTCCGGCACAGAAGTATAATGTGTTGAAATCGAATGTTGATGAATTGAAACTGATTCAAGTTGGGATTACCCTTTCTGATGCTAATGGGAACTTGCCGGAATTGGTAATTGAAGGGGAACGGTTTCGTGTCGTATGGCAGTTCAACTTCTCCGATTTCGACTCGACGCGTGATCGCTATGTAGAGGCCTCAATCCAGCTCCTTGTAGACAGTGGAATTGACTTAGAAGAGAATCTACGATTGGGGATTAGATCAATTGATTTCGGTGAATTGTTGATGTCGTCGGGGCTTGTATGCAATGATTCAGTGAGTTGGGTAACATTTCAAGGCGAGTTTGATATTGCATTCTTGTTGAAGATTCTCAGGGGGCGGAATCTTCCAGATAGTTTAGATGAGTTTTTCAAATTCGTTAAGATGTTTTTCGGAGATAAATTATATGATGTGAAGCGTTTGACGTGGCATTTTCCTCATGTTCACGGTGGTTTAGACGAGGTGGCGGGACAATTTGACTTGGTCCGGGTGGCTGGGATGCAACATCAGGCCGGTTCAGATAGTTTGTTAACATGTCACGTCTTTTATAggataagaaatgatttttttgtaaatgGTGTGCCAGATGCCGGCGTTTTAAATGGATTAACTTGA